In Desulfobotulus pelophilus, the following proteins share a genomic window:
- a CDS encoding NRDE family protein has translation MCLILFAVQHHPDWPLIVTANRDEFHKRPTEPAHYWKTTPPFLAGRDLQEGGTWMGIVPKPLYFAALTNFRDPFLKKNPAPSRGHIVEQALGSAEDTDSFLKKLKEEGAAFNGFNLICGTPEKLFYYSNQTEKSLVIPSGMHGLSNHLLDTPWPKVTRGCDMLDQALSKGAGEEDFFLLLQDRSIPKDRDLPDTGMGPEWERILAPLFIVNKLYGTRSSTVLRVHRSGEFFFTEISWDERGRETGRVRFTGQSGVRP, from the coding sequence ATGTGCCTCATTCTCTTTGCAGTGCAGCACCACCCCGACTGGCCCCTGATTGTAACAGCCAACCGTGATGAGTTTCACAAACGCCCCACAGAACCCGCCCATTACTGGAAAACAACCCCCCCTTTTCTTGCGGGCAGGGATCTCCAGGAGGGAGGAACATGGATGGGCATTGTACCGAAGCCCCTTTATTTTGCCGCCCTCACCAATTTCAGGGATCCTTTTCTCAAAAAAAACCCTGCCCCCTCGAGGGGCCATATCGTGGAACAGGCCCTTGGGTCCGCTGAAGATACGGATTCTTTTCTGAAAAAGCTGAAAGAGGAAGGCGCTGCCTTCAACGGATTCAACCTGATCTGCGGCACCCCAGAAAAACTTTTTTATTACAGCAACCAGACAGAAAAGAGCCTTGTGATTCCTTCCGGCATGCACGGCCTTTCCAATCATCTGCTGGACACCCCGTGGCCCAAGGTGACAAGGGGATGTGACATGCTGGATCAGGCCCTTAGCAAGGGGGCCGGGGAAGAAGATTTTTTTCTTCTGCTGCAGGACCGCTCCATACCAAAAGACAGGGATCTGCCAGATACGGGCATGGGACCTGAGTGGGAAAGAATTCTGGCCCCCCTTTTCATTGTGAATAAGCTTTACGGCACAAGGAGCAGCACGGTGCTGAGGGTACACCGCAGCGGAGAATTTTTTTTCACGGAAATCAGCTGGGATGAAAGGGGAAGGGAAACGGGGAGGGTCCGCTTTACGGGTCAGTCCGGTGTCAGACCATAA
- a CDS encoding thiolase family protein yields the protein MKEVVIVSGSRTAVGAFGGVLKDVSGVELGATVMKEVMKKAGLRPQPSAGMESYCPDKLKGLGRIELEAGGYDYDEALRPVAIDEVIMGNVLQAGQGQNPARQSMIRAGLSKETPAFTVNKVCGSGLKAIALGAQAIMTGDAEVVLAGGQESMSNTPMALLKARWGHRMELTGVGPVHDLMVYDGLYEIFYGYHMGLTAENIVEKYGISREDQDKVAVLSHARAMEAIKNGTFKQEIVPVVIKGRKGDTVVDTDERPMETSMEKMAKMKPAFKKDGSVTAGNASGINDGAAAVLMMTADKAKELGLTPILKIKGFASGGMDPAFMGLGPVPAIRKLLARTGMKMGDMDMIELNEAFAGQAIGCMMELGIDFEKPNELGSGISIGHPIGATGARQMVTGMYHMQRKDYGTGIISMCIGGGMGMAMIVERV from the coding sequence ATGAAAGAAGTTGTCATTGTCAGCGGATCCAGGACGGCAGTCGGTGCTTTTGGTGGTGTTCTCAAAGACGTTTCCGGCGTGGAGCTGGGAGCCACGGTCATGAAGGAAGTGATGAAAAAGGCAGGGCTGCGTCCCCAGCCCAGCGCGGGTATGGAGTCATATTGCCCGGATAAGCTCAAGGGTCTTGGCCGTATTGAGCTGGAAGCGGGTGGCTATGATTATGACGAGGCTCTCAGACCCGTTGCCATTGATGAAGTGATTATGGGAAATGTGCTGCAGGCTGGTCAGGGCCAGAATCCGGCCCGTCAGTCCATGATTCGTGCAGGGTTATCCAAGGAGACTCCTGCTTTTACGGTGAACAAGGTGTGTGGGTCCGGGCTGAAGGCCATTGCTCTGGGTGCCCAGGCCATCATGACCGGCGATGCGGAAGTGGTGCTGGCCGGCGGACAGGAAAGCATGAGCAATACGCCCATGGCCCTGCTCAAGGCCCGCTGGGGACATCGAATGGAGCTGACCGGCGTGGGTCCTGTGCATGACCTGATGGTGTATGATGGTCTTTACGAGATTTTTTATGGGTATCACATGGGGCTTACGGCAGAAAATATTGTTGAAAAGTATGGTATTTCCCGTGAAGATCAGGACAAGGTAGCGGTTCTCAGCCATGCCAGGGCTATGGAAGCCATTAAAAACGGTACCTTCAAGCAGGAAATTGTCCCTGTGGTGATCAAAGGCCGCAAGGGGGATACTGTTGTGGATACGGATGAGCGGCCCATGGAAACCAGCATGGAAAAGATGGCGAAAATGAAACCCGCTTTCAAAAAAGATGGCTCTGTCACCGCAGGCAATGCTTCCGGTATCAATGATGGTGCTGCCGCTGTTTTGATGATGACGGCAGACAAGGCGAAGGAGCTGGGTCTTACTCCCATCCTTAAAATTAAGGGTTTTGCTTCCGGCGGTATGGATCCGGCCTTCATGGGTCTGGGACCCGTTCCGGCCATCCGGAAACTTCTTGCACGCACCGGTATGAAGATGGGCGATATGGATATGATTGAGCTCAATGAGGCCTTTGCCGGTCAGGCCATTGGCTGCATGATGGAGCTGGGAATCGACTTTGAAAAACCCAATGAGCTGGGTTCCGGTATTTCCATTGGTCACCCCATCGGAGCCACAGGAGCACGGCAGATGGTAACGGGCATGTATCATATGCAGCGCAAGGATTATGGCACGGGCATTATTTCCATGTGTATTGGTGGCGGTATGGGTATGGCCATGATCGTGGAGCGTGTGTAG
- the gyrA gene encoding DNA gyrase subunit A, translated as MTDTELRTEISIEREMRQSYLEYAMSVIIGRALPDVRDGLKPVHRRVLFAMRELKNDWNRPYKKSARIVGDVIGKYHPHGDAAVYDTIVRMAQDFAMRYRLVDGQGNFGSIDGDSPAAMRYTEIRMQRLAQEMLADLDKDTVDFVANYDESLEEPMVLPTRFPALLVNGSSGIAVGMATNIPPHNLREVADAIIALIENPAIDVTELLSILPGPDFPTGGVIYGKSGIVEAYRTGRGIIRVRALLDLETDPKSGMETLVVKELPYQVNKARLVEKIAELIRDKQLEGVRYVRDESDRDGLRVAIGLKKDAMHEVVSNLLFKHTQLQNSFGIIFLAVVNNRPELLTLKEILTHFIRHRKEVIIRRTRFDLKKAQARAHILEGLKIALDNIDEVVALIRKSASPVEAKEGLMGRFGLSMLQAQAILDMRLQRLTGLERDRILEEYGAVLKDIAWFKEILGSEAIVMDLIKEELISLKEEFGDNRRTEIVESTREIGMEDLIVEEDMVVTLTRSGYIKRNPITLYQSQRRGGRGKTAMTTRDEDFVTKLFVASTHHTFLFFTNLGKVYWSKVWELPQGGRTSRGKAIVNFLNLAPDERLSTVLAVPDFEEGRFIIMATRQGLMKKTDLMAYSRPRAGGIIAIDLVEGDALIAARITDGSQDVLLSSAGGQTIRFAESDVRPMGRVSRGVRGLRMEEDDHIVGMEVTGHGSALFTATENGYGKRTDIDAFPMQRRGGKGVIGIRTDGRNGRVVAMVLTDEADDVMLVSDKGRLIRMSACSISVIGRATQGVRLIQLEEGERLIDAARLDEDTRSEDGEDENEGVCEPQDFE; from the coding sequence ATGACCGATACAGAGTTGCGTACGGAAATCAGCATCGAGCGTGAGATGCGGCAGTCCTACCTTGAATACGCCATGAGCGTGATTATTGGGCGGGCCTTGCCGGATGTGCGTGATGGTCTCAAGCCGGTACATCGGCGTGTGCTTTTTGCCATGCGGGAACTCAAAAATGACTGGAACCGGCCTTATAAAAAATCTGCCCGTATCGTGGGTGATGTGATTGGTAAATACCATCCCCATGGTGATGCAGCTGTTTATGACACCATTGTGCGTATGGCCCAGGACTTTGCCATGCGTTACCGGCTGGTGGACGGGCAGGGAAACTTCGGCTCCATTGATGGCGACTCTCCGGCGGCCATGCGTTATACGGAAATTCGTATGCAGCGGCTTGCTCAGGAGATGCTGGCGGATCTGGATAAGGATACCGTTGACTTTGTTGCCAACTATGATGAATCTCTTGAAGAACCCATGGTGTTGCCCACCCGTTTTCCAGCCCTGCTGGTGAATGGATCTTCGGGAATAGCCGTGGGTATGGCTACCAATATACCTCCCCATAACCTGCGGGAGGTAGCCGATGCCATCATTGCACTGATTGAGAATCCGGCAATTGATGTCACAGAACTGCTCTCCATTCTCCCGGGGCCGGATTTTCCCACAGGCGGGGTGATTTACGGCAAATCCGGTATTGTGGAAGCTTATAGGACTGGCAGGGGTATTATCCGTGTCCGTGCCCTGCTGGATCTGGAAACCGATCCGAAATCCGGAATGGAAACCCTGGTGGTGAAAGAACTTCCCTATCAGGTGAACAAGGCCCGTCTGGTAGAAAAAATAGCCGAGCTGATTCGTGACAAGCAGCTGGAGGGTGTCCGCTACGTGAGGGATGAATCCGACAGGGATGGCCTGCGTGTTGCCATCGGTTTGAAAAAGGACGCCATGCATGAGGTCGTGTCCAATCTGCTCTTCAAACATACCCAGCTGCAGAACAGTTTTGGCATCATTTTCCTTGCGGTGGTTAACAACCGGCCTGAGCTTCTGACCTTAAAAGAGATTCTGACTCACTTCATTCGTCACAGAAAAGAAGTGATTATTCGCCGGACCCGTTTTGATCTGAAAAAAGCCCAGGCGCGGGCCCATATTCTGGAAGGGCTCAAAATAGCGCTGGATAATATTGATGAAGTGGTGGCCCTGATCCGTAAATCCGCATCTCCTGTGGAGGCCAAGGAAGGCCTGATGGGCCGTTTCGGGCTTTCCATGTTACAGGCCCAGGCCATTCTGGATATGCGGTTGCAGCGGCTCACCGGGCTGGAACGGGATCGTATTCTGGAAGAGTATGGTGCCGTTCTGAAAGATATCGCCTGGTTTAAGGAAATTTTAGGCAGCGAAGCCATCGTCATGGATCTTATCAAGGAAGAGCTGATCAGCCTGAAGGAAGAGTTCGGTGACAACCGCCGTACGGAAATTGTGGAGTCCACCCGCGAGATCGGCATGGAAGATCTTATTGTCGAGGAAGACATGGTGGTCACCCTTACCCGCAGCGGTTATATCAAGCGCAATCCCATCACTCTCTATCAGAGTCAGCGTCGTGGAGGCCGTGGGAAAACGGCCATGACCACCCGTGATGAAGATTTTGTCACCAAGCTTTTTGTGGCTTCCACCCATCATACCTTCCTTTTTTTCACCAACCTCGGCAAAGTCTACTGGTCCAAGGTCTGGGAGCTCCCCCAGGGAGGAAGAACCAGCCGTGGCAAGGCCATTGTAAACTTTCTGAATCTGGCTCCTGATGAAAGGCTCAGTACGGTGCTGGCAGTTCCTGATTTTGAGGAGGGGCGATTTATTATTATGGCCACCCGGCAGGGACTTATGAAAAAAACGGACCTGATGGCCTACTCCAGACCTCGGGCCGGAGGTATCATTGCCATTGATCTGGTGGAGGGAGATGCGCTCATTGCCGCACGGATTACCGATGGTAGTCAGGATGTACTCCTGAGTTCTGCGGGAGGTCAGACCATCCGTTTTGCTGAATCCGATGTCCGGCCTATGGGCAGGGTTTCCCGCGGAGTGCGGGGACTTCGCATGGAAGAAGATGATCATATTGTGGGTATGGAAGTGACAGGGCATGGCAGCGCACTTTTCACGGCCACGGAAAACGGTTATGGGAAGCGGACGGATATCGATGCTTTCCCCATGCAGCGCCGTGGTGGTAAAGGCGTTATCGGCATTCGTACCGACGGGCGTAACGGCAGGGTTGTGGCCATGGTACTGACGGATGAAGCCGATGACGTGATGCTGGTGTCGGACAAGGGACGTCTGATACGGATGTCGGCCTGTAGCATTTCTGTTATCGGACGCGCTACCCAGGGCGTTCGCCTGATTCAGCTGGAAGAGGGAGAAAGACTGATTGATGCTGCCCGTCTGGATGAAGATACCCGCAGCGAAGACGGAGAAGATGAAAATGAGGGTGTCTGTGAGCCGCAGGATTTCGAGTGA
- a CDS encoding NAD(P)H-dependent glycerol-3-phosphate dehydrogenase — MPHRDVEKFQIGVLGAGSWGTALSMLLADKGYSVTLWAYEAEVAREIVEYRENRSYLPGIALPDTLTATADMSLAVREKDMVLFVVPSHVMRETARNVSREIARETLLVTASKGIENVTHRTMTGILKEEMIHIPEEQLVVLSGPSFAREVGEKRPTVVTVASCSSDIARRVQEIFAGPAFRVYTTEDVMGVEVGGAMKNVIAIAAGVVDGMELGLNTRAALITRGLAEIRRLGVAMGASHHTFSGLSGVGDLMLTCTGSLSRNHTVGQLLGQGKTLDAILKEMRMVAEGVKSARSVYNLSAKLGVELPICNEVYRVLYEGTTPREAVDRLMNRTLKQEFHDLM, encoded by the coding sequence ATGCCGCACAGGGACGTTGAAAAATTTCAGATTGGTGTTCTGGGTGCCGGCAGCTGGGGGACAGCTCTCTCCATGCTGCTGGCTGACAAGGGATACTCCGTAACTCTCTGGGCATATGAGGCGGAAGTGGCCCGTGAAATTGTGGAATACCGGGAAAACAGGAGCTATCTGCCTGGAATTGCTTTACCGGATACCCTTACGGCAACAGCAGACATGTCTCTTGCCGTAAGGGAAAAGGACATGGTTTTATTTGTGGTGCCTTCCCATGTGATGAGAGAAACCGCCAGAAATGTTTCCCGGGAGATAGCAAGGGAAACGCTTCTGGTGACGGCTTCCAAAGGCATAGAAAATGTTACCCACCGAACCATGACGGGTATTCTGAAGGAAGAAATGATTCATATTCCCGAAGAACAGCTTGTCGTACTTTCCGGGCCCAGTTTTGCCCGCGAAGTTGGGGAAAAAAGGCCTACGGTGGTAACGGTGGCTTCCTGCAGCAGCGATATTGCCCGGAGGGTTCAGGAAATATTTGCCGGGCCTGCTTTCCGAGTTTATACCACAGAAGATGTCATGGGTGTGGAAGTTGGCGGTGCCATGAAAAATGTTATTGCCATTGCAGCAGGGGTGGTGGATGGCATGGAGCTGGGGCTGAATACACGAGCTGCCCTGATTACCCGGGGGCTGGCAGAGATCAGGAGGCTGGGGGTTGCCATGGGAGCCAGCCATCATACTTTTTCCGGTCTTTCCGGCGTGGGAGACCTCATGTTGACCTGTACAGGCTCGTTGAGCCGGAATCATACCGTAGGCCAGCTGCTGGGTCAGGGGAAAACGCTGGATGCCATTCTGAAAGAAATGCGGATGGTGGCGGAAGGCGTAAAGTCTGCCCGCTCTGTGTATAATCTTTCTGCAAAGCTGGGTGTGGAGCTTCCCATCTGCAATGAAGTGTACCGTGTACTGTACGAAGGTACGACACCCCGTGAAGCTGTGGATCGTTTGATGAACCGGACGTTAAAACAGGAATTCCATGACCTGATGTGA
- the radC gene encoding RadC family protein, which produces MDEKPTQDGHRKRLRQRFRESGLDGFGDHEVLELLLTLATPRKDCKPVAWELMRRFKTLPAVFEASFAELCEVTGMGETNGIPIKLVKAAADRFLKQRALGQKILLGTPQAVLDYLYHELRESSREAFMVLYLDVKNRLLETETLFTGSLSASPVYPREVLRAVLAHQAASVIFVHNHPSGDISPSREDYAITRRLVQALAPVNVRVHEHLIIGRNAYYSFAEHGVIDTLHQEIRDAESRFMGEWAGK; this is translated from the coding sequence ATGGATGAGAAACCCACGCAGGATGGTCACAGAAAACGCTTGCGGCAACGTTTCCGCGAATCGGGGCTGGATGGGTTTGGAGATCATGAAGTTTTGGAACTGCTGCTGACTCTTGCCACTCCCAGAAAAGACTGCAAGCCTGTTGCCTGGGAACTTATGAGACGATTCAAAACCCTTCCCGCCGTATTTGAGGCGAGTTTTGCAGAGCTTTGCGAAGTCACCGGGATGGGAGAAACCAATGGCATTCCCATAAAACTGGTCAAGGCTGCAGCAGATCGCTTTTTAAAACAGCGGGCGCTCGGCCAGAAAATACTCTTGGGAACACCCCAGGCCGTTCTGGACTATCTGTACCATGAATTGCGGGAAAGCAGCAGAGAAGCCTTTATGGTTCTGTACCTGGATGTTAAAAACCGGCTTCTTGAGACAGAAACCCTTTTTACGGGAAGCCTTTCCGCAAGTCCCGTTTATCCGAGGGAAGTTTTGCGCGCTGTTCTGGCACATCAGGCCGCTTCTGTTATTTTTGTGCATAACCATCCTTCCGGCGATATATCGCCATCGAGGGAGGATTACGCCATCACAAGACGTCTGGTACAGGCTCTTGCACCGGTGAATGTGCGGGTGCATGAGCACTTGATTATAGGAAGAAACGCCTATTACAGTTTTGCCGAGCATGGCGTAATAGATACTCTGCATCAGGAGATCAGGGATGCAGAATCCCGGTTTATGGGAGAATGGGCAGGAAAGTGA
- a CDS encoding phosphoglycerate kinase, with translation MKGIMDLPLAGKRVLIRVDFNVPMDKEGNISDDTRIRRGLESIRFAADSGARVIVASHLGRPKGQVVPGLSLKKCADHLSGLLQKQVLMADACIGAAVSDTVASMASGEILMLENLRFYPEEQADDQNFARELAELCDVYINNAFAVCHRKHASVHAICGFVKEKAAGHLLMDELRYFDSAMGAPARPLVAIVGGAKISSKLKALKNLLHRVDKVLIGGAMANTFLKASGLSVGESLVEDDMLETAKSVMAESAKRGVRFYLPVDAVVAREITENAVGMVVPVQEIPEGWKVADCGPATVRLYAAALANAKTVVWNGPMGVFELEAFSGGTMGLARHVAACHGLTIVGGGDTDTAIHKAGVAEAMGYISTGGGAFLKLLEGESLPAVNALEQ, from the coding sequence GTGAAAGGGATCATGGATCTGCCACTGGCGGGTAAGCGGGTGCTGATACGCGTTGATTTTAATGTACCCATGGATAAGGAAGGGAACATCAGCGATGATACCCGCATCCGCAGGGGGTTAGAAAGTATCCGTTTTGCTGCGGACTCCGGTGCTCGGGTCATTGTGGCTTCCCACCTTGGCCGACCCAAAGGGCAGGTGGTGCCAGGCCTGAGCCTGAAAAAATGTGCCGATCACCTTTCCGGTCTTTTGCAGAAACAAGTACTGATGGCGGACGCCTGCATCGGAGCTGCTGTCAGCGATACCGTAGCCTCCATGGCGTCAGGAGAGATCCTGATGCTGGAGAACCTTCGTTTTTATCCGGAAGAGCAGGCGGATGATCAGAATTTTGCCCGGGAGCTGGCGGAACTCTGTGATGTCTATATCAATAATGCCTTTGCAGTCTGCCACCGGAAACACGCCTCTGTTCATGCCATATGTGGTTTTGTCAAGGAAAAGGCGGCAGGGCATCTGCTCATGGATGAGCTCAGGTATTTTGATTCGGCCATGGGAGCGCCCGCCCGTCCTCTGGTGGCCATTGTGGGGGGAGCCAAAATTTCCAGCAAACTGAAAGCCCTGAAAAACCTTCTCCATCGTGTGGATAAGGTGCTGATTGGCGGTGCCATGGCCAACACGTTTCTGAAAGCTTCGGGGCTTTCTGTGGGAGAGTCATTGGTTGAGGACGATATGCTGGAAACGGCAAAGTCTGTCATGGCGGAGTCTGCAAAGCGGGGGGTGCGTTTCTATCTGCCTGTAGACGCCGTGGTGGCCAGAGAAATCACAGAAAATGCCGTTGGCATGGTGGTCCCCGTACAGGAAATTCCAGAAGGCTGGAAGGTAGCCGATTGTGGTCCGGCGACGGTACGGCTTTATGCCGCCGCCCTTGCCAATGCCAAAACGGTGGTATGGAACGGACCCATGGGTGTGTTTGAGCTGGAAGCCTTCAGCGGCGGGACCATGGGGCTGGCCCGGCACGTGGCGGCCTGCCATGGACTGACCATTGTGGGCGGCGGGGACACGGATACGGCTATTCATAAAGCGGGTGTTGCCGAGGCCATGGGCTACATTTCCACAGGGGGAGGGGCCTTCCTGAAGCTGCTGGAGGGAGAATCCCTGCCTGCGGTGAATGCTCTGGAACAATGA
- a CDS encoding N-acetyltransferase: MIRHATVKDIQSIYRLLQLFGNRGEMIPRPLSALYDHVRDFVVYLSPETGAVAGCCALQFCWEDLAEIRSLAVDETHQRKGMGKKLVETLVEEARSFGITQLFTLTYQPVFFEKLDFKRIDRADLPLKIWSDCVHCVKFPDCDEIAMMRELHYA; encoded by the coding sequence ATGATCCGGCATGCCACAGTGAAAGATATTCAGTCCATATACCGGTTACTGCAGCTTTTCGGTAACAGGGGAGAAATGATACCCCGGCCGCTGAGTGCACTCTACGACCATGTTCGGGATTTTGTGGTCTATCTTTCACCGGAAACCGGTGCTGTGGCGGGTTGCTGTGCCCTGCAGTTCTGCTGGGAAGATCTGGCAGAAATCCGTTCCCTTGCTGTGGACGAAACCCATCAGCGCAAAGGCATGGGGAAAAAACTGGTGGAAACTCTGGTGGAGGAGGCCCGGAGCTTTGGCATCACCCAGCTCTTTACCCTGACATACCAGCCCGTCTTCTTTGAGAAACTGGATTTCAAACGTATTGACAGAGCCGACCTGCCACTAAAAATCTGGTCCGACTGCGTCCATTGCGTCAAGTTTCCCGATTGCGATGAAATTGCCATGATGCGGGAGCTCCATTACGCATAA
- a CDS encoding penicillin-binding protein 1A, giving the protein MKRTLLLWCIPGLFVGMALGLTIGLMRDLPQISILEGYQPSAVTRVYSSDGVLLAQFYAENRLPVASNQIPEALKQALIATEDRNFYSHHGIDPKGILRAVIRNLQSRGYAEGASTLTQQLAKTLFLSPDKNLTRKVREAFLALQIERRYTKEEILTLYLNQIYLGSGTYGVEAAARRYFGKNAKDLTLGESALLAGLPKAPSRYSPIANPERAMARRNMVLRQMQATEIISPEELHGALSESLQLVSTPHPSSRRAPWFLEQVRSELEEVVGPDNLYRSGLTVHTSLDSRVQTAAEKAVEVHMASLDARMQKQGNQAQPQCAVLAIDVHTGAILAHVGGRDYGRSPFDRALQARRQPGSAFKPLIFALAIEKGAEQTQIISDTPVIFSQSRGRTWAPRNFSRTFMGDITLRTSLALSRNIPAIRLIDQIGPEEAVRFAHRIGIDSPLQPNLSLALGTSEVTLEELTRAYAVFPSGGMLHRPWRIIRVEDSNGRHMYSSPRESRAVMDQESAAIMTDMLQAVIHEGTGRRAQAADRALGGKTGSTDNYRDGLFVGFSPAMAMGVWTGCDDNSTLGHMETGARTALPIWRDIMVETGPSTRPEYFSIPPGLKRHIPETGSPVLLRRPS; this is encoded by the coding sequence ATGAAACGAACCCTGCTGCTCTGGTGCATACCCGGGCTTTTTGTCGGCATGGCACTAGGGCTTACCATTGGCCTGATGCGGGACCTTCCCCAGATCAGTATACTGGAAGGCTATCAGCCCTCTGCTGTAACCCGGGTTTATTCCAGCGATGGGGTCCTCCTTGCCCAGTTTTATGCTGAAAACCGTCTGCCCGTAGCATCGAACCAGATACCGGAAGCGCTGAAACAGGCCCTTATTGCCACGGAAGACAGAAACTTTTACTCCCACCACGGAATTGATCCCAAAGGAATTCTCCGGGCTGTCATCAGAAACCTTCAGTCCAGAGGCTATGCCGAGGGTGCCAGTACACTCACCCAGCAACTGGCCAAAACCCTCTTTCTTTCACCGGACAAAAATCTGACCAGAAAAGTCCGCGAAGCTTTTCTGGCCCTTCAGATTGAACGACGTTACACAAAAGAAGAAATACTGACCCTCTACCTGAACCAGATCTATCTGGGCAGTGGGACCTATGGGGTGGAAGCTGCCGCCCGGCGGTATTTTGGAAAAAATGCAAAAGACCTCACTCTGGGGGAATCTGCCCTGCTTGCAGGCCTGCCGAAAGCACCCTCCCGATATTCCCCCATTGCCAATCCTGAGAGGGCAATGGCACGCCGTAATATGGTGCTTCGCCAGATGCAGGCAACGGAGATTATAAGCCCTGAAGAGCTTCATGGGGCTTTATCAGAATCACTGCAACTTGTGAGTACCCCCCATCCTTCCAGTCGTCGTGCGCCATGGTTTCTCGAACAGGTACGGTCGGAACTGGAAGAAGTAGTAGGACCGGACAACCTGTACCGATCCGGACTCACGGTTCATACCAGCCTCGACAGCCGTGTACAGACAGCTGCTGAAAAAGCTGTTGAGGTACATATGGCCTCGCTGGATGCACGAATGCAGAAACAGGGGAATCAGGCACAGCCGCAGTGCGCGGTTCTCGCCATCGATGTCCATACGGGAGCCATCCTTGCCCACGTAGGCGGCAGAGACTATGGACGCAGCCCCTTTGACAGGGCTTTGCAGGCCAGAAGGCAGCCCGGATCCGCTTTCAAACCACTGATTTTTGCCCTCGCCATAGAGAAAGGTGCGGAGCAAACCCAGATCATCAGTGACACCCCTGTGATCTTTTCCCAGAGTCGGGGCCGCACATGGGCACCAAGGAATTTCTCCCGTACTTTCATGGGCGATATAACTCTGCGAACCTCACTGGCCCTTTCCCGCAATATCCCTGCCATACGGCTCATCGACCAGATCGGGCCGGAAGAAGCCGTCCGTTTCGCCCATAGAATCGGCATAGACAGTCCTCTACAACCCAATCTTTCCCTTGCTCTCGGGACCTCGGAGGTGACCCTTGAGGAGCTTACCCGCGCCTATGCCGTCTTCCCTTCCGGAGGCATGTTACACCGCCCCTGGCGCATCATCCGCGTTGAAGACAGCAATGGCAGGCATATGTATTCATCTCCACGGGAAAGCCGTGCTGTTATGGACCAGGAGAGTGCGGCCATTATGACCGATATGCTTCAGGCAGTTATTCATGAGGGAACAGGCCGCCGTGCACAGGCAGCGGATCGGGCCCTGGGCGGTAAAACCGGCAGTACGGACAATTACAGAGATGGACTTTTCGTTGGTTTTTCTCCGGCCATGGCCATGGGTGTATGGACAGGCTGTGATGATAACTCCACCCTTGGTCATATGGAAACCGGTGCTCGAACGGCCCTTCCCATATGGAGAGATATTATGGTTGAAACAGGCCCCTCGACCCGACCGGAATATTTTTCCATACCTCCAGGTCTGAAACGCCACATCCCGGAAACAGGCAGCCCGGTGCTCTTGCGCAGACCATCCTGA